The following proteins are encoded in a genomic region of Macrobrachium nipponense isolate FS-2020 chromosome 44, ASM1510439v2, whole genome shotgun sequence:
- the LOC135203944 gene encoding uncharacterized protein LOC135203944 produces MGCGSSKIPCEKVDWINADLGNMDRKIRKLIIINKALHPGTMRSSYQTAVLLRSSYPTAVLLRASYHTAVLLRASYHTAVLLRASYHTAVLLRASYHTAVLLRASYHTAVLLRASYQTAFLLRASYRTAGLVRSSYHTVVLVRSSYQTAVLLRSSYPTAVLLRASYHTAVLLRASYHTAVLLRASYHTAVLLRASYHTAVLLRASYHAAVLLRAIYHTAVLLRASYRMAGLVRSSYHMVVLVRSSYHTAVLLKASYHKAVLLRAIYILLHGRFTES; encoded by the exons ATGGGCTGTGGCAGTAGTAAGATACCTTGTGAGAAAGTAGACTGGATAAATGCAGATCTTGGAAATATGGATCGTAAAATAAGAAAACTGATCATCATCAATAAGGCACTACATCCAGGAACAA TGAGGTCTAGTTATCAGACGGCCGTTTTATTGAGGTCTAGTTATCCGACGGCCGTTTTACTGAGAGCTAGTTATCACACGGCCGTTTTACTGAGAGCTAGCTATCACACGGCCGTTTTACTGAGAGCCAGTTATCACACGGCCGTTTTACTGAGAGCTAGTTATCACACGGCTGTTTTACTGAGAGCTAGTTATCACACGGCCGTTTTACTGAGAGCTAGTTATCAAACGGCCTTTTTACTGAGAGCTAGTTATCGCACGGCCGGTTTAGTGAGGTCTAGTTATCACACGGTCGTTTTAGTGAGGTCTAGTTATCAGACGGCCGTTTTATTGAGGTCTAGTTATCCAACGGCCGTTTTACTGAGAGCTAGTTATCACACGGCCGTTTTACTGAGAGCTAGTTATCACACGGCCGTTTTACTGAGAGCCAGTTATCACACGGCCGTTTTACTGAGAGCTAGTTATCACACGGCGGTTTTACTGAGAGCTAGTTATCACGCGGCCGTTTTACTGAGAGCTATTTATCACACGGCCGTTTTACTGAGAGCTAGTTATCGCATGGCTGGTTTAGTGAGGTCTAGTTATCACATGGTCGTTTTAGTGAGGTCTAGTTATCACACGGCCGTTTTACTGAAAGCTAGTTATCACAAGGCCGTTTTACTGAGAgctatttatattcttttacacGGCCGTTTTACTGAGAGCTAG